A stretch of Methanosphaerula palustris E1-9c DNA encodes these proteins:
- a CDS encoding ABC transporter ATP-binding protein yields MSEAMAETPLITFSEVSKVYKLPAGDVIALDHISLKIMKGEFVAIMGPSGSGKSTTMNMIGCLDTPTSGDLMINGINTKEMSDRALTSLRRDTIGFIFQQFNLIPSLTILENVEFPLLMKYGGNIPQGRAEQALATAGLDPKLYTHTPAELSGGQQQRAAIARSLVNDPVLLLCDEPTGNLDRKTGMGIMKQLADMNSEGTTVIMVTHDPTTAEYADRTIMIEDGRIV; encoded by the coding sequence ATGAGTGAGGCAATGGCTGAGACCCCGCTGATCACATTCAGCGAGGTCAGCAAGGTGTACAAGCTCCCTGCCGGAGATGTGATCGCCCTCGATCACATCTCCCTTAAGATCATGAAGGGAGAGTTCGTCGCGATCATGGGTCCCTCGGGATCAGGAAAGTCGACGACGATGAACATGATCGGGTGCCTCGACACCCCTACATCGGGTGATCTGATGATCAATGGGATCAACACCAAGGAGATGAGCGATCGTGCACTGACGAGCCTCAGGCGGGATACGATCGGGTTCATCTTCCAGCAGTTCAACCTGATCCCCTCGCTGACGATCCTGGAGAATGTCGAGTTCCCCCTGCTGATGAAGTACGGGGGAAACATTCCACAAGGACGAGCAGAACAGGCACTGGCTACAGCAGGACTCGATCCGAAGCTGTACACCCATACCCCGGCAGAACTCTCCGGCGGGCAGCAGCAGCGGGCGGCGATCGCTCGCTCCCTCGTTAATGACCCGGTCCTCCTTCTCTGCGACGAGCCGACCGGGAATCTGGACAGAAAGACAGGAATGGGGATCATGAAGCAGTTGGCAGATATGAACAGCGAAGGGACGACCGTCATCATGGTCACCCATGACCCCACCACTGCCGAGTATGCAGACCGGACGATCATGATCGAGGATGGTCGGATCGTATGA
- a CDS encoding COG1361 family protein has product MKSTVYQNTGTPATGQGASGKKAVQSPVSVQRNGATRRSGRRETVRRFATVLLIPLAFCVLIMAASAATVSNTSVSTGTNSSLDSSGSYTGVSQVTTATTTAATGSSTSAGLSVKETSLDPEVLMPGDTGTLTVTVSNGGNTAVTYNHATLAGSSVTNMDTTQYSSGGTINAGSTMVFTFPIQAGSKDGTQYPEFSLDLDSGSLRYPIAVKVASTDLAVSVASQPDAYVQGFKDSLVLAIGNPRQNSVSGVQIIPSGDGTTITPGSTFIGAISSNTEVTKTFSVTPTREGNITFQVKYLNGLNAHTTSLTIPITFSEDKTQADLLISDTVVTQSSGTTHITGNVNNAGLKDANGVVVTTGGSVTPVDPYKQAVIGSLAANDFSSFEVTFTDRTNSASVPLVITYKDANGNSLTQTINVDIKSSTSNMTAGSGRESAGGAPSGAMGAPGQRGGIVGTLEGLALPIVAILVVIGGAALYIRRRRQ; this is encoded by the coding sequence GTGAAATCAACAGTATACCAGAATACCGGCACCCCTGCAACCGGTCAGGGTGCATCAGGCAAAAAAGCAGTACAGAGTCCGGTCTCTGTACAGAGAAACGGAGCAACCAGGCGATCAGGAAGACGCGAGACAGTACGGCGGTTCGCCACTGTGCTGCTGATCCCCCTAGCCTTCTGTGTCCTGATCATGGCAGCCTCAGCAGCTACTGTGAGCAACACATCGGTATCAACCGGGACGAACAGCAGTTTAGATTCCTCAGGATCCTACACCGGCGTATCTCAGGTGACAACTGCAACCACCACAGCGGCCACGGGATCGTCGACAAGTGCAGGGCTCTCAGTGAAAGAGACCAGCCTCGATCCTGAGGTGTTGATGCCAGGAGACACCGGAACCCTGACTGTTACAGTCAGCAACGGTGGGAACACCGCTGTCACGTACAACCATGCCACCCTCGCCGGCTCTTCAGTGACGAACATGGACACCACCCAGTATTCTTCAGGCGGGACCATCAACGCGGGTTCAACAATGGTCTTCACCTTCCCTATCCAGGCAGGGTCAAAGGACGGAACCCAGTACCCCGAGTTCTCCCTTGACCTGGATTCCGGCTCCCTTCGGTATCCAATCGCCGTGAAGGTGGCCAGCACTGATCTCGCAGTCTCGGTGGCCTCCCAGCCTGACGCCTATGTGCAGGGATTCAAGGACAGTCTGGTCCTTGCGATCGGGAACCCCCGGCAGAACAGTGTATCAGGAGTGCAGATCATTCCATCAGGAGACGGTACCACCATCACCCCGGGATCGACCTTCATCGGAGCCATCTCTTCAAACACCGAGGTCACCAAGACCTTCAGTGTGACACCTACACGTGAAGGAAACATCACATTCCAGGTCAAATACCTGAACGGGCTGAATGCCCACACCACATCCCTGACCATTCCAATCACCTTCTCTGAGGACAAGACCCAGGCAGATCTCCTGATCTCCGACACTGTGGTCACCCAGTCATCCGGAACTACTCATATCACTGGGAATGTCAACAATGCAGGGCTCAAAGATGCCAACGGCGTCGTGGTGACGACTGGAGGGAGTGTAACCCCTGTCGACCCCTACAAACAGGCAGTGATCGGATCGCTCGCAGCGAATGACTTCTCCAGCTTTGAAGTGACCTTCACCGACAGAACGAACAGCGCCTCCGTCCCCCTCGTGATCACCTATAAGGACGCCAACGGAAACTCCCTCACCCAGACGATAAACGTGGATATCAAATCATCCACCTCCAACATGACCGCCGGTAGTGGCAGGGAATCAGCAGGTGGCGCACCATCCGGGGCCATGGGCGCCCCCGGGCAGCGTGGCGGGATCGTCGGAACCCTCGAGGGACTCGCCCTTCCGATTGTTGCGATCTTAGTGGTCATCGGAGGTGCAGCCCTGTACATCCGGAGAAGAAGGCAATGA
- a CDS encoding TrmB family transcriptional regulator — MMTITPALVKALKVLGLSEYQAKVYAALVLLDQAQAKEVIELLGISKPSVYESLDSLDDLGLAVRISAKPAVFQAISPEIAVKILMDTHTRAGTSALTELQALQQQTFSGRRSGRLWAMYGKENLDYKIDEMLREAKESVFAVISDRYLDLFKQIAGRGLQVWLVVISEDPEIEEELHTLFCGDHEEVLVTSPMVLMIPLTTDPDLAEMTDEFRFSNQLDLIVDDAEALSVPPIETDLLTGLDSQNRTVVLLAKNRNMMIWQMLQQMVKEELSTGDDRDESMSPLSD, encoded by the coding sequence ATGATGACGATCACCCCGGCGCTGGTGAAGGCACTGAAGGTGCTTGGGCTCTCCGAGTACCAGGCAAAGGTCTATGCGGCGCTGGTCCTCCTCGACCAGGCGCAGGCGAAAGAGGTGATCGAACTGCTCGGGATCTCCAAGCCGAGTGTGTACGAAAGTCTCGACTCCCTGGATGACCTCGGGCTGGCCGTCCGGATCAGCGCCAAGCCGGCGGTCTTTCAGGCGATATCCCCTGAGATAGCCGTTAAGATCCTGATGGATACCCACACCCGGGCCGGAACTTCGGCCCTGACCGAACTGCAGGCCCTTCAGCAACAGACCTTCTCGGGGAGACGCTCCGGCCGACTCTGGGCGATGTACGGAAAGGAGAATCTGGATTACAAAATCGACGAGATGCTCAGAGAGGCGAAGGAGAGTGTATTTGCGGTGATCTCGGACCGGTATCTCGATCTCTTCAAACAGATCGCAGGTCGTGGTCTCCAGGTCTGGCTGGTGGTGATCTCTGAAGATCCAGAGATCGAGGAGGAACTCCACACACTCTTTTGCGGGGACCACGAGGAGGTGCTGGTCACCTCCCCCATGGTGTTGATGATACCGCTGACGACGGATCCTGACCTGGCAGAGATGACTGACGAGTTCAGGTTCTCCAACCAGCTCGACCTGATCGTCGACGATGCCGAGGCTCTCTCGGTGCCGCCGATCGAGACCGACCTGCTGACCGGTCTTGACTCCCAGAACAGGACTGTTGTGCTGCTCGCTAAGAACAGGAACATGATGATATGGCAGATGTTGCAGCAGATGGTGAAGGAGGAGCTATCGACGGGGGATGATCGGGATGAGTCCATGAGCCCGCTCTCTGACTGA
- a CDS encoding ABC transporter substrate binding protein, whose protein sequence is MWISPQGRSLLCSLLCALVFLTMTPAVAGAYPQTQSVLIIHSYHQGFAWTDEVTTGINEVLTPNGTLDMPVEFMDTKRYHDEAYFRALFSFYQVKYAGKPPDLILADEEDAYNFLLQHHDVLFPGVPVVFIGVNYVPGTAQPPRPDFTGVLEDYQINRTIDLALRLHPGTKNLVIINDNVTSAGVANQQILKPVLPAYAERMNIRFISNVTLQELGDQVAAIDKDSIVLLLTFNQDREGRTVSYDESAATIAANCNVPVYGVWDFYLGKGIVGGMMTTGEIQGKIAGQMAQEILAGRNVTDIPVTIARPDAGIFDYQQLQRFNIDPIDLPAGSVIINQPSNMMVFPKMTVMVTILLCIGLFVIILALFTTNRRTHTARERLRISEERFRSIFDLPLIGIAIIASGGQMLMANKRLCSITGFSHAEVMKRTWRDLSLQEDLPGEEARIAEMYRGEQETFSVEKRLIRQDGQVIAIEEAVAVVKHTDGSADYFVVVISDITRRKQVEEELHQHQQHLEEQVMRRTADLETAIARLTTEVQERRRTETLLAAEKERLAITLQSIADGVITTDAAGLVRMMNPVAEELTGWRQEEAMGLPLARVFVTGDEVPRDETEPSPSIAVQSSGTPSRLWGSRLLRTDGTWHTIAASSAEVPGHEGDQGGSIIVFQDITSLRQMEEELLRNQKIESLGVLAGGIAHDFNNILTIIVGHLELAGMDLADDDPVTLQLNKATRALFRARGLTTQLLTFAQGGAPVRTVSYLSDMIEETATFALRGSKSRALFRLSASLPAVDVDLDQISQVVSNLVMNADQAMPAGGTVIITGEVVTQAKGTLSLPSGEYVAISVEDTGIGIPSDLMGKIFDPYYSTHSVGRGLGLSSSLSIIRNHGGGIEVHSVIGEGSTFTFYLPVNGSRSPGTNTV, encoded by the coding sequence ATGTGGATCTCCCCCCAGGGCAGGTCACTGCTCTGTTCTCTGCTCTGTGCGCTGGTCTTCTTGACCATGACCCCAGCCGTTGCTGGGGCATATCCTCAAACTCAGTCAGTGCTGATCATTCATTCATACCACCAGGGGTTCGCCTGGACCGACGAAGTGACCACCGGAATCAACGAGGTGCTCACTCCAAACGGAACCCTGGATATGCCGGTCGAGTTCATGGATACCAAACGGTACCATGATGAGGCCTACTTCAGAGCCCTCTTCTCATTCTATCAGGTGAAGTACGCAGGCAAACCACCGGATCTGATCCTCGCCGACGAAGAGGATGCCTATAATTTCCTCCTTCAGCATCATGACGTCCTCTTCCCCGGAGTCCCGGTGGTCTTCATCGGGGTGAACTATGTGCCAGGGACAGCCCAACCACCCCGCCCTGACTTCACTGGTGTGCTTGAGGACTACCAGATCAACCGGACCATCGACCTCGCCCTCCGCCTCCATCCTGGGACCAAAAACCTGGTGATCATCAACGATAACGTCACCTCGGCTGGGGTGGCCAACCAACAGATCCTCAAACCGGTCCTCCCGGCCTATGCAGAGAGGATGAATATCAGGTTCATCAGCAATGTGACCCTGCAGGAACTGGGGGACCAGGTGGCTGCCATCGATAAAGACAGTATCGTTCTCCTCCTCACCTTCAACCAGGACCGGGAGGGAAGGACGGTCTCTTACGATGAGAGCGCCGCAACAATCGCAGCGAACTGCAACGTCCCGGTCTATGGGGTCTGGGACTTTTATCTCGGAAAGGGGATCGTTGGCGGGATGATGACGACCGGTGAGATTCAGGGAAAGATTGCCGGTCAGATGGCGCAGGAGATCCTTGCAGGGAGGAATGTCACCGATATCCCGGTGACGATCGCACGCCCCGACGCCGGGATCTTCGATTATCAGCAACTCCAGCGTTTCAACATCGACCCGATTGATCTCCCTGCTGGGAGTGTGATCATCAATCAGCCATCCAACATGATGGTGTTTCCAAAAATGACCGTGATGGTAACCATCCTTCTCTGTATCGGTCTCTTCGTCATCATCCTTGCTCTCTTCACCACCAACCGTCGTACCCATACCGCTCGCGAACGGCTCAGGATCAGTGAGGAGCGTTTCCGGAGTATCTTCGACCTCCCCCTGATAGGGATCGCCATCATCGCATCGGGGGGCCAGATGTTAATGGCGAACAAGAGACTCTGTTCGATCACCGGGTTCTCCCATGCCGAGGTGATGAAGAGGACCTGGCGTGACCTCTCATTGCAGGAAGACCTTCCTGGGGAGGAGGCGAGGATAGCAGAGATGTACCGGGGAGAGCAGGAGACCTTCTCGGTTGAGAAGCGGCTGATCCGTCAGGACGGCCAGGTGATCGCCATCGAGGAGGCAGTGGCCGTTGTGAAGCATACAGACGGATCAGCCGACTATTTTGTCGTGGTGATCAGCGATATCACCCGACGTAAACAGGTGGAGGAAGAACTGCACCAGCATCAACAGCATCTTGAGGAACAGGTGATGAGGCGGACGGCCGACCTGGAGACGGCGATAGCAAGATTGACCACCGAGGTCCAAGAGCGGAGGCGAACAGAGACTCTTCTTGCAGCCGAGAAGGAACGGCTGGCCATCACCCTCCAGTCCATCGCCGACGGGGTGATCACCACCGACGCTGCAGGGCTGGTCCGGATGATGAATCCAGTGGCAGAGGAACTGACCGGTTGGCGGCAGGAAGAGGCGATGGGTCTGCCGCTCGCCCGGGTCTTCGTCACTGGAGACGAAGTCCCCCGGGACGAAACTGAACCATCCCCATCCATAGCAGTACAGAGTTCCGGTACCCCCTCCCGGCTCTGGGGGAGCCGACTGCTCAGAACTGATGGAACCTGGCACACGATCGCTGCCAGTTCAGCCGAGGTTCCAGGTCATGAAGGAGATCAGGGTGGATCCATCATCGTCTTCCAGGATATCACATCCCTTCGACAGATGGAAGAGGAGTTGCTCAGAAATCAGAAAATCGAATCGCTTGGGGTACTGGCCGGAGGGATCGCCCATGATTTTAACAATATTCTGACGATCATTGTCGGGCATTTGGAACTTGCCGGGATGGACCTCGCTGATGACGATCCTGTCACGCTCCAGCTCAACAAGGCGACCCGGGCACTCTTCCGTGCACGGGGGTTGACTACGCAACTCCTCACCTTCGCCCAGGGCGGTGCGCCGGTCAGAACGGTTTCGTACCTCTCCGATATGATCGAGGAGACAGCCACCTTCGCTCTCAGGGGATCGAAGTCCCGAGCACTCTTCCGACTTTCAGCGTCCCTACCTGCCGTCGACGTGGACCTCGACCAGATCAGCCAGGTGGTCAGCAACCTCGTGATGAACGCTGACCAGGCGATGCCGGCAGGGGGGACGGTGATCATCACCGGGGAGGTAGTGACCCAGGCAAAAGGAACTCTCTCCCTCCCTTCCGGAGAGTACGTGGCAATATCGGTGGAGGATACCGGGATCGGAATTCCCTCTGATTTGATGGGGAAGATATTCGACCCATATTACTCGACTCATTCTGTCGGGCGGGGACTCGGTCTCTCCAGCAGCCTCTCGATCATCAGGAACCATGGTGGAGGGATCGAGGTCCACTCTGTCATCGGAGAGGGGAGCACCTTTACGTTCTACCTCCCGGTGAACGGTTCGAGGTCACCTGGTACCAACACGGTCTGA
- a CDS encoding methionine synthase: MPLTDLLLPTTVVGSYPVVRGKGLRALLDPLRPALETAINDQVNAGVDIISDGQVRGEMIQIFTTHLPGVRGQQVIGKVLPAAGSITVHDTRFALTKTRYVKGILTGPSTLAHGLQLATPHYRSREELVPDIATALVVEAIALEEAGVAMIQIDEPIFSTGAPDLDIGGRAVELIADQVSVPVALHTCGDLSQVIDRILSIRVDIHDCEFATCPANLDLFSARDLGKKKIGLGCLDSSSDSVESVDVIARLIRNGVDRFGANRLLIDPDCGMRMRIREAASAKLVHMVEATGIVRSEL; encoded by the coding sequence ATGCCGTTGACTGATCTGCTGCTACCGACAACAGTCGTCGGGAGTTACCCCGTCGTCAGGGGAAAGGGGCTGCGTGCCCTCCTCGATCCCCTCCGCCCGGCCCTCGAAACAGCCATCAACGACCAGGTGAACGCCGGGGTCGACATCATCTCTGATGGGCAGGTCAGAGGCGAGATGATCCAGATCTTCACCACCCATCTCCCGGGGGTTCGGGGGCAGCAGGTGATCGGGAAGGTGCTGCCTGCGGCCGGATCGATCACGGTGCACGATACCCGGTTCGCGCTGACAAAGACTCGATATGTGAAGGGGATCCTGACCGGACCGTCGACGCTTGCCCATGGGCTGCAGCTGGCGACCCCTCACTACAGGTCCAGGGAGGAACTGGTCCCAGACATCGCAACCGCCCTGGTCGTCGAGGCGATCGCCCTTGAGGAGGCCGGCGTTGCAATGATTCAGATCGACGAACCGATCTTCTCGACCGGTGCCCCCGATCTGGATATCGGGGGGCGAGCGGTGGAGCTGATCGCAGATCAGGTCTCCGTACCGGTAGCGCTCCACACCTGCGGAGATCTCTCACAGGTAATCGACCGGATCCTCTCGATCCGGGTCGACATCCATGACTGTGAGTTCGCGACCTGCCCGGCCAACCTGGACCTCTTCTCAGCCAGGGATCTCGGGAAGAAAAAGATCGGACTCGGGTGCCTGGACTCGTCCTCAGATTCAGTCGAGAGCGTCGACGTGATCGCCCGGCTGATCAGAAATGGCGTCGATCGGTTCGGAGCCAATCGGCTGCTGATCGATCCCGACTGTGGGATGCGGATGCGGATCAGGGAGGCCGCATCTGCCAAACTTGTACATATGGTCGAAGCGACCGGGATTGTCCGGAGCGAACTCTAA
- the aspS gene encoding aspartate--tRNA(Asn) ligase, producing the protein MRTPINMVTPDTEHAKIIGWVHEVRDLGGLAFFLIRDRTGIIQVTIPKKKASEEVLAAIKGVSRESVVQVTGQVKAMEKAPGGRELLPSSFDVLSRSDSPLPLDVVEKVPADLDTRLDVRFLDARRPRVAAVFEIRSAVLHAVQQFLHKREFTQITTPKIVAAATEGGTELFPIAYFEKEAFLNQSPQLYKQMMMAAGFEKVYEIGPIFRAEEHNTTKHLNEATSIDVEVSFADHYDMMTLLEEMIITTYEHISQTCQDQLANLEIEEFEVPKGPFTRLPYAEAIEIAAKKIDEPIKYGDDLGSAAERAVGEEMGAHYFITDWPSSIRPYYAMPYEDDPSICKAFDLMHPRMELSSGAQRVHQYDLLVSQIIAKGLSPESFEFYLRPFRYGMPPHAGFGVGAERLVMTMLGLQNIREAVLFPRDRHRLVP; encoded by the coding sequence ATGAGGACTCCAATCAATATGGTAACCCCTGATACAGAGCATGCGAAGATCATCGGGTGGGTCCATGAGGTCAGGGACCTCGGCGGCCTGGCCTTCTTCCTGATCAGGGATCGAACAGGGATCATCCAGGTGACCATCCCAAAGAAGAAAGCATCAGAAGAGGTCCTCGCAGCCATCAAAGGGGTCTCCCGCGAGTCGGTCGTACAGGTGACCGGCCAGGTGAAAGCAATGGAAAAAGCGCCGGGCGGCCGCGAACTCCTGCCATCCTCGTTCGATGTGTTGAGCAGAAGCGACAGCCCGCTGCCCCTCGACGTGGTCGAAAAGGTGCCAGCCGATCTGGACACCAGGCTTGACGTCAGATTCTTAGATGCACGCCGGCCCCGGGTGGCCGCGGTATTTGAGATCCGGTCGGCAGTCCTCCATGCAGTCCAGCAGTTCCTTCATAAGCGGGAGTTCACCCAGATCACCACCCCAAAGATCGTGGCAGCAGCCACCGAGGGAGGGACCGAACTCTTCCCGATCGCCTACTTTGAGAAGGAGGCGTTTCTGAACCAGAGCCCGCAGTTGTACAAACAGATGATGATGGCCGCCGGATTTGAGAAGGTCTATGAGATTGGCCCGATCTTCCGTGCAGAGGAGCACAACACCACCAAGCATCTCAACGAGGCAACTTCGATCGATGTCGAGGTCTCATTTGCCGATCATTACGACATGATGACACTCCTTGAGGAGATGATCATCACCACGTACGAGCATATCTCCCAGACCTGTCAGGACCAGCTCGCCAACCTTGAGATCGAGGAGTTCGAGGTGCCAAAGGGACCGTTCACGAGGTTGCCGTATGCAGAGGCGATCGAGATCGCCGCAAAGAAGATCGATGAACCGATCAAATACGGCGACGATCTCGGCTCTGCTGCAGAGCGGGCGGTTGGAGAAGAGATGGGAGCCCACTACTTCATCACGGACTGGCCGAGTTCAATCCGGCCGTATTATGCGATGCCCTACGAGGACGATCCCTCCATCTGCAAGGCATTCGACCTGATGCATCCGCGGATGGAACTCTCAAGTGGGGCGCAGCGGGTCCACCAGTACGACCTGCTCGTATCACAGATCATCGCCAAAGGACTCTCTCCAGAGAGTTTCGAGTTCTACCTTCGACCGTTCCGATATGGGATGCCTCCGCACGCCGGATTCGGTGTCGGTGCCGAGCGGCTCGTGATGACGATGCTTGGGCTGCAGAATATTCGAGAAGCCGTGCTCTTCCCGCGTGACCGCCACCGGCTGGTCCCCTGA
- a CDS encoding RDD family protein codes for MYCRECGAENGVDAVFCRSCGARLVPDTLNGVERSLSVGDDGAPLVEFAGFWLRFGAYLIDSFLLLIVYGLLAIPAVLFVEDWESAEAVVAVLGWYIAVLIITVAYFTYFESSAAQATPGKRAVGIFVTDRDGNRITGYRAFGRYWARVLSFLILYLGVLLIGFTDRKEGLHDILAGTLVYRQPCLTTFKGRLP; via the coding sequence ATGTACTGCAGGGAATGTGGGGCAGAGAACGGAGTGGATGCAGTGTTCTGCAGAAGCTGCGGGGCCAGACTGGTCCCGGATACGCTAAACGGTGTGGAGCGATCGCTGTCAGTGGGAGATGATGGTGCCCCTCTGGTGGAGTTCGCCGGGTTCTGGCTTCGGTTTGGGGCGTACCTGATCGATTCGTTCCTGTTGCTGATCGTCTATGGGTTGCTGGCGATTCCAGCCGTTCTCTTCGTTGAAGACTGGGAGAGTGCCGAGGCCGTAGTGGCCGTGCTGGGCTGGTACATTGCGGTGCTGATCATCACGGTCGCCTACTTCACCTACTTTGAGAGTTCCGCCGCTCAGGCGACTCCCGGCAAACGGGCCGTTGGGATCTTTGTCACGGATCGGGATGGCAACAGGATCACCGGGTACCGTGCCTTTGGGAGGTACTGGGCCAGGGTGCTCTCGTTCCTGATCCTGTACCTCGGCGTCCTTTTGATCGGGTTCACCGATCGGAAGGAGGGGCTCCATGACATCCTGGCTGGAACTCTGGTCTACCGGCAACCTTGCCTGACCACGTTCAAGGGGCGTCTCCCCTGA
- a CDS encoding fasciclin domain-containing protein, which translates to MINDQTILETLRHDGGFTLFVKAAEDSGVADILNGDDTLTIFAPEDAAFVKLPDSALDLLESDPALARELLLFHIGEGTVLSENAVETAIFRTLQGGELALSVAKSIFYVELTPVKRPDIVAANGVIHAIGTVLIPETIRDQLLEEKGGAA; encoded by the coding sequence ATGATTAATGATCAGACGATTTTGGAGACCCTACGGCATGACGGAGGGTTTACACTCTTTGTAAAGGCAGCTGAGGACTCAGGGGTGGCCGACATCCTCAATGGAGACGATACCCTGACGATTTTTGCACCCGAGGACGCGGCATTCGTCAAACTACCAGACTCAGCGCTCGACCTGCTGGAGAGCGACCCGGCTCTGGCACGGGAACTGCTCCTCTTCCATATTGGAGAGGGAACGGTGCTCTCGGAGAATGCTGTGGAAACTGCGATCTTCCGGACACTGCAGGGAGGGGAACTGGCCCTTTCGGTGGCAAAAAGTATATTTTACGTGGAACTTACGCCGGTAAAGCGGCCGGACATCGTGGCAGCGAACGGCGTCATCCATGCGATCGGCACGGTTCTGATCCCAGAGACGATCAGAGACCAACTGTTAGAAGAAAAGGGTGGGGCTGCATAA